A stretch of Cicer arietinum cultivar CDC Frontier isolate Library 1 chromosome 5, Cicar.CDCFrontier_v2.0, whole genome shotgun sequence DNA encodes these proteins:
- the LOC101515539 gene encoding transcription factor bHLH130-like, with the protein MSVMYEELRRNQEMDSTSIGHSKQQHSGVLMRYSSAPSSFFTSLIDNNNNTHSYANNEESFTTSNSEMDTMLSKLISTNNGWNNSSEPLQEFGVKVVKQEESESNGYSYGGSELTYQDLSNGSSNSFYGSFVGVNSMDSENCTQSKIGVRNCSNLIRQKSSPAGFFSSENGLATLRELEIFKANEISNAQTRGFHGTLNFSSTCLKRMPQIAENGIQSIDSNCDQGRDIINENGSTKCHMPSFNNEFWDNSSFNAQKVESEDEIMFSTTNGLESQEGDFCYQNLGLTHQLSLPSSSTKMTSIEKFLQIQGSAPCKIRAKRGFATHPRSIAERVRRTRISERIKKLEGLFPKLDKQTNTADMLDLAVEYIKDLQGQVQILTDCREKCKCTSNEKLYTKHCS; encoded by the exons ATGAGTGTTATGTATGAAGAGCTAAGGAGAAACCAAGAAATGGATTCAACAAGTATTGGACATTCCAAACAACAACATTCTGGAGTACTAATGAGGTACAGTTCAGCTCCAAGCTCATTTTTTACAAGCCTTattgacaacaacaacaacactcATAGCTATGCCAACAATGAAGAATCTTTTACAACAAGTAATTCAGAAATGGATACCATGTTGTCTAAATTGATATCTACCAACAATGGATGGAACAATTCTTCTGAGCCTCTGCAAGAGTTTGGAGTCAAGGTTGTTAAGCAAGAAGAAAGTGAATCTAATGGTTATTCTTATGGTGGTTCTGAGTTGACTTACCAAGACTTGTCAAATGGTTCTTCCAATTCTTTTTATGGATCTTTTGTTGGAGTTAACTCTATGGATTCAGAGAATTGTACTCAATCTAAAATTGGTGTTAGGAATTGCTCCAATCTCATTAGGCAAAAGAGTTCACCCGCTGGATTTTTCTCTAGTGAAAATG GTCTTGCTACATTGAGAGAGCTAGAAATCTTCAAAGCCAATGAAATATCAAATGCACAAACAAGAGGGTTCCATGGTACACTTAACTTCTCATCTACTTGCTTGAAAAGAATGCCACAAATAGCTGAAAATGGAATCCAAAGCATAGATTCAAATTGCGACCAAGGTAGAGACATAATAAATGAAAATGGTAGCACCAAATGTCACATGCCTAGCTTCAATAATGAATTTTGGGACAATTCTTCATTCAATGCTCAAAAAGTagaaagtgaagatgaaatcaTGTTTTCTACCACAAATGGTTTGGAATCTCAG GAAGGAGATTTTTGCTATCAAAACCTTGGTTTGACTCACCAATTGAGTCTTCCTAGTTCATCCACTAAGATGACATCTATTGAGAAGTTTCTTCAAATTCAAGGATCTGCTCCTTGTAAAATTCGAGCCAAAAGAGGGTTTGCCACTCATCCAAGAAGCATTGCAGAAAGG GTAAGAAGAACGCGAATTAGTGAAAGAATCAAGAAACTGGAAGGCCTTTTCCCAAAATTAGACAAG CAAACAAACACAGCAGATATGTTGGATTTGGCAGTTGAGTACATTAAAGACTTGCAAGGACAAGTTCAG ATACTCACAGATTGTAGAGAAAAATGCAAATGTACAAGCAATGAGAAGCTATACACTAAACATTGTAGCTGA